CGTTCTCCTCGACGGGTGCCAGGAAGGAGTTGGGATACCAGGTGTTCCCCGCGGCCTGTGGCGCCAGGATCGCGAGCCCCTCTTGGTGGATGTCGAGTCCCATCTGGACGATGCTCCGAGCCGTCGCACCCCGGCCGTGGACCAGGACGGCCGCCGCTTGCGCGTCCGACAGTGCTGTCCCCGCCGTCACGAGCTGTTGGCCCTGGTGTGGACCGCTCATCGTCGACCTCCCGAGACCGCGCCGTCTACCGTACAGAACCAGTCGTCTCTCTCCATACCCCCAGTAGTCACTCGACGTACTTCAGCACCGCTATCGGGACGGCCGTATCCGGACCCGTATCCCAGCGGGGTCGGTCGCCACGAACCCCTCCTCAGCGGACTCGCTGTCGTATCCAGACTCGGAGAGCCGTCGACGGACCTCCGCAAGCGCCCCCTCGGGAACACGGAGTTCGTACCACGCGACCCCGCGTCCCCCGCCCGGTCCCGACCGCGCGTGCCAGACGTTGGCTCCGACGTGGTGGTGATACGATCCGGCTGCCAGAAAACAGGCCCCGGGGGCGCTCGCGCGGAGATTCATCCCGAGGCCGTCGGCGTAGAACGACCGCGTCGCGTCGAGGTCGGCGACTTCGAGGTGAACGTGTCCGATATCCGTTCCGACGGGGACCGAGGAAGCGCCGTCGCTCGCACCCTCGACGCCCGCGCGGTCCAACCGATCGGTCCCCATCCGGACGGTCCCGTCGTCGTGTTCCTCCCACTGTGTTCGCGGACGATCACAGTAGATCTCGACACCGTTTCCCTCGGGATCGGTGAGATACAACGCCTCGCTCACGTGGTGGTCCGACGCCCCGTCGAGCCGTGCCGTCCGTTCGATCCGTTCGAGTGCAGCACCCAACGCCGTCCGTGACGGGACCCGAACGGCGAAGTGGTACAACCCGGTCTCGGTTGCCCCTCGCTCGGGGGCGTCGGGGTCCGCGTGGAGTTCGAGCAGTGGCGTCTCACTGTCACCGAGGACGACGCGGCCGTCGTCCCGTGTTTGGACCGTCAACCCGACCGTCTCGGTGTAGAACGCCGACACTCGGTCACAGTCGGTCACGGTGAGGGCAACCCGACCGACTGCTGTCTCCGACGGGAGTTGCGGGCTGTCGGCAGCCATACCCTCCGCTATGCCGTCCAGCCGGGTGAAGCTGCCGCCCGACAGAACTGTTATTCCACAGCAGTCCGAACCGCGACCAATGCAGTCGTCTCGCGATATCGACGCGCTCGTATCAGCTCTCACCCGGAGCGAAAAGCTCTCGCTCGTCTGTGGGACTGTCGACCCCGAGGGGACGGCGACGGGCTACCTCGCCGGTGTCGACCGTCTCGATATCCCGCCGTTCCACCTCGTCGACGGACCACTGGGCGTCCGTGCGGAGGGCGAGCGTGCGACGGCGTTTCCGGCCTCGATCGCGACCGCTGCCTCGTTCGATCCGGACCTCGGCCACGACCAGGGACGGGCGATGGCCCGTGAGGCGACCGCGCTCGGGCAGGACGCCCTGCTCGCGCCCGGCGTGAACATCGTCCGGGTGCCACAGTGTGGCCGGAACTTCGAATATCTCTCAGAAGACCCCGTCCTCGCGGGAGATGTCGGTGCGGCACTCGTCTCCGGGATCGAATCTACCGGCGTCCTCGCGACGGTCAAACACTTCGTCGCCAACAATCAGGAGTCCGCGCGCACGAGCGTCAGTGCGGAGGTCGACGAACGGACACTCCGTGAGTTGTACCTGCCGCCGTTCCGGGCAGCCGTCGACGCCGGTGTCGGATCGGTGATGACCGGATACAACAGAGTCAACGGGAGCTACATGAGCGACCACGCCGAACTCGTCGGCGACGTCCTGAAAGATGAATGGGGTTTCGACGGTTACGTCGTCTCGGACTGGTACGGGCTGGCGACCACCGTCGGCGCCGCGACCGCCGGCCTCGATCTGGAGATGCCCGGCGTCGCGCTCGATACGGAGACCAGCAACGACGACGGCTCGCTCGACGAGTTCGAATGGCCCGACGGAATCCCCGACGCGACCCACGCCGGTCTGTTCGGTGAGCCGCTATCGGCAGCGATCGACGAGGGGGCCGTTCCGCCAGACCGTCTCGACGACATGGTCCGACGCGTCCTCGGCGGGATGGCCCGGACCGGCCTGCTCGGTGACGGTTCCGTGCGTGCCGACGGCGCACTCGATACGCCTGCCCACCGTGCCCTCGCGACCCGCGTGGCGACTCGTGGAACCGTCCTTCTGGAGAACGACGGCGTCCTACCACTTGCGGACGGTACGGACATCGCGGTCATCGGTCCACACGTCACCGAACCGAAACTCGGTGGCGGTGGCTCCTCCGAGACGACTCCGTTCGAGGCGACGACCCCTGCCGAGGGCCTCTCAGAACGGGCCGACGGCACTGTCACCGTCACCCACGGGATTCCGGAGATCGAGAGCGTCTCGCTGTTCGATTTGCTCCCGTTCGTCGAAGGCGGCCACGACGAGGGCGAATGGAACGACGAGGACCACGACCGCTCCATGGACACCGCCGTCGAAGCGGCCGCGGCAGCCGACGTAGCCGTGGTGTTCGTCCGCGACGCGACGACCGAGGGGAAGGACCGAGATTCGCTGTCGCTCCCGGGTCAACAGGACGAACTGATCGAGGCCGTCGCGGCCGCCAACGATCGGACGGTCGTCGTCGTCCGCTCGGGCGGCCCCGTCGAGCTGCCCTGGCGCGACGACGTCGCCGCGATCCTCGAAGCGTGGTATCCCGGCCAGGCCGACGGCGACGCAGCCGCGGCAGTCCTCTACGGCGATTCCGACCCCGGCGGCCGTCTCCCCGTGACGTTCGCGCCAGCCGAAGACTATCCGGCGACCGACGAGCGGCAGTTCCCGGGCGTCGACGGATCGGCCCACTACGACGAAGGGGTCTTCGTCGGCTACCGCCACTTCGACCGGACCGACACCGCTCCCACCTATCCGTTCGGCCACGGCCACTCCTACGCGACCTTCGAGTACCGGAGTGTGACCGAAACTGACGACGGTATCGAAGTCACCGTCGAGAACACGTCGGATCGACCCGGACGCGAGGTCGTCCAGGCGTACGTGCGACCCCCGGCCTCGCCCGTCGAGCGGCCACTCCGAGAGCTGGCCGCCTTCGAGTCGATCGAACTCGACGCCGGCGAATCGAGATCGCTGTCGCTGTCGCTCGACGAACTCGCACGCTCCTACTACGATCCCGACGACGGATGGGTCGTCGACGACGGCCCACACACTGTCGAGATCGGCCGATCGGCACGGGACGTTCGGCTCACCGTCGAGTACGACGGGTAATCGACGACCCCGCTTCCAACGCGACTTCGAGCGCCCGTTCTCGGTCGAATCCAGTGGCTTCCCGTATGTCTCTCAGGAGAAGCGTTGCCACTCCCCGAAAAACGACGAAAAACCCACCGGCGAGAGCAATTCCTCTCTTCGGTGGGTTATGAATAGGTATGAATGGTGGCGGCGAACCGCGTTTCCCAGAGGCTCGCGCACTCCAGTACTCCCCGGAACGCTGGTGAGCTTATCTTCCGTGTTCGGGATGGGTACGGGAGGCAACCTCACCGCTATGGCCGCCTAACGCCGACTCGTGGAGTCGAACCACGATGATGTACCGCTGTCGGTCGGGGTCGATCGTGTGTGTCCGTGCGATCCAGATTGCGCCTGGACTCGTTCAGTCTACCAACGATTGGTGACTTTCGAGTCACAGTGCGTATGATTATGGCTTCGAGTGATTAGTGCTCGCGGGCTCAACGTCTCGTTACCTCGACGCGTACACCCCGAGTCTATCTACCTCGTCTTCTACGAGGACTCTCTGCGGTGTCTCTTTTCCAGGTGGGTTTCGAGCTTAGATGCGTTCAGCTCTTACCCCGTGTGGCGTGGCTGCCCGGCGGTGCTCTCTCGAACAACCGGTACACCAGTGGCCACCAATCGTAGTTCCTCTCGTACTATACGATCGTTCCTGTCAGACACCATAACACACCCAGTAGATAGCAGCCGACCTGTCTCACGACGGTCTAAACCCAGCTCACGACCTCCTTTAATAGGCGAACAACCTCACCCTTGCCCGCTTCTGCACGGGCAGGATGGAGGGGAACCGACATCGAGGTAGCAAGCCACTCGGTCGATATGTGCTCTTGCGAGTGACGACTCTGTTATCCCTAAGGGTAGCTTTTCTGTCATCAATTGCCCGCATCAAGCAGGCTAATTGGTTCGCTAGACCACGCTTTCGCGTCAGCGTTCCTCGTTAGGAAGAACACTGTCAAATCATCTTTTGCTCTTGCACTCTTCGCCGGGTCTCTGTCCCGGCTGAGATGATCTTAGGGCGCGCTCGATATCTTTTCGAGCGCGTACCGCCCCAGTCAAACTGCCCGGCTACCGGTGTCCTCCTCCCGGAGTGAGGGTCGCAGTCACCGACGGGTAGTATTTCACTGATGTCTCGGTGGCTTGCTAGCGCAAGTACCTGTGTAGCGACTCCTACCTATGCTGCACATCGGCGACCACGTCCCAGCGACAGCCTGCAGTAAAGCTCCATAGGGTCTTCGCTTCCCCCTGGGTGTCTCCAGACTCCGCACTGGAATGTACAGTTCACCGGGCCCAACGTTGGGACAGTGAAGCTCTGGTTAATCCATTCATGCAAGCCGCTACTGATGCGGCAA
Above is a window of Haloarcula halophila DNA encoding:
- a CDS encoding VOC family protein, coding for MAADSPQLPSETAVGRVALTVTDCDRVSAFYTETVGLTVQTRDDGRVVLGDSETPLLELHADPDAPERGATETGLYHFAVRVPSRTALGAALERIERTARLDGASDHHVSEALYLTDPEGNGVEIYCDRPRTQWEEHDDGTVRMGTDRLDRAGVEGASDGASSVPVGTDIGHVHLEVADLDATRSFYADGLGMNLRASAPGACFLAAGSYHHHVGANVWHARSGPGGGRGVAWYELRVPEGALAEVRRRLSESGYDSESAEEGFVATDPAGIRVRIRPSR
- a CDS encoding beta-glucosidase; protein product: MQSSRDIDALVSALTRSEKLSLVCGTVDPEGTATGYLAGVDRLDIPPFHLVDGPLGVRAEGERATAFPASIATAASFDPDLGHDQGRAMAREATALGQDALLAPGVNIVRVPQCGRNFEYLSEDPVLAGDVGAALVSGIESTGVLATVKHFVANNQESARTSVSAEVDERTLRELYLPPFRAAVDAGVGSVMTGYNRVNGSYMSDHAELVGDVLKDEWGFDGYVVSDWYGLATTVGAATAGLDLEMPGVALDTETSNDDGSLDEFEWPDGIPDATHAGLFGEPLSAAIDEGAVPPDRLDDMVRRVLGGMARTGLLGDGSVRADGALDTPAHRALATRVATRGTVLLENDGVLPLADGTDIAVIGPHVTEPKLGGGGSSETTPFEATTPAEGLSERADGTVTVTHGIPEIESVSLFDLLPFVEGGHDEGEWNDEDHDRSMDTAVEAAAAADVAVVFVRDATTEGKDRDSLSLPGQQDELIEAVAAANDRTVVVVRSGGPVELPWRDDVAAILEAWYPGQADGDAAAAVLYGDSDPGGRLPVTFAPAEDYPATDERQFPGVDGSAHYDEGVFVGYRHFDRTDTAPTYPFGHGHSYATFEYRSVTETDDGIEVTVENTSDRPGREVVQAYVRPPASPVERPLRELAAFESIELDAGESRSLSLSLDELARSYYDPDDGWVVDDGPHTVEIGRSARDVRLTVEYDG